One window of the Ananas comosus cultivar F153 linkage group 21, ASM154086v1, whole genome shotgun sequence genome contains the following:
- the LOC109726704 gene encoding salutaridinol 7-O-acetyltransferase-like, with translation MAAITVDIVSRETVKPSTPTPPQLRSYKLSWIDQNHPLYHLPVVFFYSATPSAAAADVGILKSSLSTVLASFYPLAGRLSGNSHVDCGDQGVDFFEARAADADLSEILSSDESDLNELKKFLPCSKGEASCCDSEPTVILSVQATVFRCGGIAVGACVSHKIADGRSLFLFLQAWAAAVRGSFSSENAPSFDSAAVFPPNENAVPYEAEQPPQVQKRFVLDGPKIMALREKMASSATRFQAVMALVWRCAVRGRPHARAALAAVAVDTRSRMEPQSPNGSFGNRCVAAVVGIPVDEVKNVKSDVNENTKYAHEEEMGAAVKGVDAEYLRRLQGEDGWLRQFEMGLEVVRKCGGLTEAGFDMNIFSSWLRLPVYEVDFGWGPAAWACTTQERPSAMAVLPRPPAAGDPQGMEIWASLEKDEMAELKRELDQLVPLNPVHHVTQS, from the coding sequence ATGGCGGCGATCACCGTAGACATCGTTTCCCGGGAGACCGTGAAGCCCTCCACTCCAACTCCTCCCCAACTTCGTTCCTACAAGCTCAGCTGGATCGATCAGAACCACCCCCTCTACCACCTCCCCGTCGTCTTCTTCTACTCCGccaccccctccgccgccgccgccgacgtcgGAATTTTGAAATCTTCGTTGTCGACGGTGCTAGCCAGTTTCTATCCCCTCGCCGGCAGGCTGAGCGGCAACTCCCACGTCGACTGCGGGGATCAGGGGGTCGACTTCTTTGAAGCCCGCGCGGCCGACGCCGACCTCTCGGAGATTCTGAGCTCCGACGAATCCGATCTCAACGAGCTGAAGAAGTTCCTCCCTTGCAGCAAAGGCGAGGCCTCTTGCTGTGACTCTGAGCCGACAGTCATTCTCTCAGTGCAGGCCACCGTATTCCGATGCGGCGGCATTGCCGTCGGCGCCTGCGTCTCGCACAAGATCGCAGACGGCCGATCGCTATTTTTGTTCCTGCAAGCGTGGGCCGCAGCGGTGAGAGGTTCTTTCTCATCCGAGAATGCCCCGTCGTTCGACAGCGCTGCTGTTTTTCCGCCGAATGAGAATGCAGTTCCATACGAGGCCGAACAACCGCCGCAGGTCCAGAAGCGGTTCGTGCTCGACGGGCCAAAAATCATGGCGCTGAGGGAGAAGATGGCATCTTCGGCAACGCGATTCCAGGCGGTGATGGCGCTCGTCTGGCGATGCGCTGTGCGGGGGCGGCCCCACGCCCGCGCGGCgctggcggcggtggcggtggacACACGGTCGCGGATGGAGCCGCAGTCTCCGAACGGCTCCTTCGGCAACCGCTGCGTAGCAGCTGTCGTCGGCATTCCGGTAGATGAGGTAAAGAATGTTAAATCCGACGTGAATGAAAACACAAAATACGCGCACGAGGAGGAGATGGGAGCGGCGGTGAAGGGAGTGGACGCCGAATACTTGAGGCGGCTGCAGGGCGAGGACGGGTGGCTGAGGCAGTTTGAGATGGGCTTGGAGGTGGTGCGGAAGTGCGGCGGGTTGACGGAGGCGGGGTTCGATATGAACATCTTCAGCAGCTGGCTGCGGCTGCCGGTGTACGAGGTGGACTTCGGGTGGGGGCCGGCGGCGTGGGCCTGCACGACGCAGGAGCGGCCCAGCGCCATGGCGGTGCTGCCCAGGCCGCCTGCCGCGGGGGACCCGCAGGGGATGGAGATCTGGGCATCGCTGGAGAAGGACGAGATGGCTGAACTCAAGCGGGAGCTCGACCAGTTGGTCCCCCTGAACCCGGTCCACCACGTCACCCAGTCGTGA